One window from the genome of Nitrospiraceae bacterium encodes:
- a CDS encoding GTP-binding protein, producing the protein MTVTPAIGQSQNTPQDNSIRERMNIVIVGHVDHGKSTLLGRLYADTGTLPTGKIEKIQAICKQQGKEFEYAFLFDAFLEEQQQGITIDTARTFFSWGGRQYIIIDAPGHKEFLKNMVSGAARAEAALLVIDALEGVRDQSKRHGLLLSMLGVKQVTVVVNKMDLVNYREDTFHAIEKEYREFLTQLNVIPQYVIPASAKQGINIIKPSPETPWYTGPSVLDSLAHFHLESKRAELTLRLPIQDVYKFDARRILVGRITAGKLKIGDRLVFSPSNKSANIETIEAFNIDPPPTQAEAGQSVGITLDEQIFVERGEIATHENARPLVSTRIRANLFWLGGRPLETRRPYVLRLATREVPCEVANIHRIVDATNLDDRQTQTTVKRNEVADITLRTKSPLAFDLYAQFETTGRFVLVDEYDVAGGGIITELVQDDQEDFRTEARERDSAWVKGDVGAEDRAQHYGHRAAVVLLTGPDVTAKGFLARKLETVLVAEGRHAYLLAPENLQRGLDADLVDTKPDEIIRRFGEVVRLLTDTGSLVISTTNALKEPMKHIVQTVQTLVNPIPVITIHMAKDIQGPQPDTDLIFAGPENFDDCTHQIIDLLKSRGILTEPPRGRADFQYSI; encoded by the coding sequence ATGACGGTCACACCAGCCATAGGCCAATCTCAGAACACTCCCCAGGACAATTCCATCCGGGAGAGAATGAATATCGTGATCGTGGGTCACGTCGACCACGGCAAATCCACGCTGTTGGGTCGTCTCTATGCCGACACCGGAACCTTACCAACCGGCAAGATCGAAAAAATCCAGGCCATTTGCAAGCAACAAGGCAAAGAATTCGAATACGCCTTTCTTTTTGATGCGTTTTTAGAAGAGCAACAACAGGGAATCACCATCGACACGGCCCGGACCTTTTTCTCCTGGGGAGGACGACAATACATCATTATTGACGCCCCAGGACATAAGGAATTCTTGAAAAACATGGTGTCAGGGGCCGCTCGTGCCGAAGCGGCGCTATTGGTCATTGATGCCCTGGAAGGCGTGCGCGACCAATCTAAACGGCATGGGCTGTTGCTCTCCATGTTAGGAGTGAAACAGGTGACGGTGGTCGTCAATAAAATGGACCTGGTCAATTACCGGGAAGACACCTTCCACGCCATCGAAAAAGAATACCGGGAATTTCTCACCCAATTGAACGTCATTCCCCAATACGTCATCCCCGCGAGCGCCAAACAGGGGATCAACATCATCAAACCAAGCCCGGAAACTCCGTGGTACACCGGACCATCCGTCTTGGATTCCCTGGCACATTTCCATCTGGAATCCAAACGTGCCGAACTCACGCTTCGTCTTCCCATCCAGGACGTGTATAAGTTCGATGCCCGCCGGATTTTAGTCGGCCGGATCACGGCAGGAAAACTCAAAATTGGGGACCGGCTGGTCTTTTCCCCCTCCAACAAGTCCGCCAATATCGAAACAATTGAAGCGTTTAATATCGATCCACCGCCAACTCAAGCCGAAGCCGGCCAATCCGTCGGCATTACCCTGGATGAACAAATTTTTGTAGAACGAGGGGAAATTGCGACACACGAAAATGCCAGGCCGCTGGTCTCCACCCGCATTCGTGCCAACTTATTCTGGTTAGGAGGGCGTCCTTTAGAAACCCGCCGGCCCTATGTCTTACGACTGGCCACCAGGGAAGTCCCCTGCGAAGTGGCAAACATTCATCGCATTGTGGACGCCACCAATTTAGACGACCGACAGACGCAGACCACCGTGAAGCGGAATGAAGTAGCCGATATCACACTTCGGACCAAATCTCCCCTCGCCTTTGATCTCTATGCGCAGTTCGAGACAACCGGCCGCTTTGTGTTGGTGGACGAATACGATGTGGCAGGAGGGGGAATCATCACGGAACTGGTCCAGGATGACCAGGAAGATTTTCGAACGGAGGCACGCGAACGGGATTCCGCATGGGTCAAGGGAGATGTGGGAGCCGAAGACCGGGCCCAACATTATGGACATCGAGCGGCTGTGGTCTTACTCACCGGGCCCGATGTGACTGCGAAAGGATTTCTGGCTCGGAAACTGGAAACCGTGCTCGTCGCGGAAGGCCGGCATGCCTACCTTCTCGCGCCGGAGAACCTGCAACGGGGACTTGATGCTGATCTCGTTGACACGAAACCGGATGAAATCATTCGACGGTTTGGCGAAGTCGTGCGGTTGCTGACCGATACAGGCTCACTGGTGATTTCCACAACCAATGCCCTCAAAGAACCGATGAAACACATCGTACAAACCGTGCAAACGTTGGTGAACCCGATCCCGGTCATCACCATCCACATGGCCAAAGATATACAAGGGCCTCAACCGGATACCGATCTGATCTTTGCAGGGCCGGAAAATTTCGACGACTGCACTCACCAAATCATTGATTTACTCAAATCCAGGGGGATTCTCACTGAACCTCCCAGGGGCCGTGCCGACTTTCAGTACTCCATTTAA
- a CDS encoding sulfurtransferase TusA family protein: MNTSPVTTRPPVHTVPIPQEILEEIETFEDEVNRLQSGDTPADVFKPFRLQYGIYGQRQADVQMVRIKIPFGGLNANQLRQVADIADTFATGVGHVTTRQDIQLHFVPLRHVGTIMRKLAEVGLTTREACANTVRNVTACALAGVCPGEVFDVTPYAKTVAYHLLRNPLNQSLPRKFKIAFSGCKQDCALTPIHDVGLLAARNSEGVPGFKMVVGGGLGSTPRLAKVLHEFVPMEELIPAIEAMLKVFDNLGNRKNRSKARMKFVIDKLGFEEFSQRWKETYDAMLQSGATKLGLKTAPYPDDPPLVMPTKSGNGTSTHGNGNNRPHGSSTHEDPSSQEAFDHWCATNVITQRQSGYRTAVVRLPSGDITSEQMFELADLAERYANGNLRTTINQNIMVRWLPELRLRQFYDELVAHGLGDPGAEGVADIVSCPGTDTCGLGITSSKGLARALAEVFPAGKIAEDLEGVNVKISGCHNSCAQHHIATIGLHGVGKRIGDHVAPVYELHLGGRVNGTAKIAQLIVKVPAKNVPAAVQHLLDLYRRDRKNGESLLTFIDRTGKLQLKDELIPYTILPTYQEDPQFYVDWEGDEEFSVEDLGPGECAGGALEMIDNRILEAEQELYQARLLAEKHQYAFAINKAYRAVVAGAKAILVTEGIDPNTDADTLAEFDKLIVAKGLMPAEYHNLAMTVGDLGNKDASADLTQGKIAFTKGFVDLCRTVSDQIGQDLKLAPAEPEQKPTESTRTVPTSPEKGSSPSGVPVYDLRGVACPMNYVKTKLKLEMMDHGDQLEVWLDSGDPIRNVPVSLRNDGHNVLKQEPIDPDERHFRVLVEKVEL; this comes from the coding sequence ATGAACACCTCACCGGTCACCACCCGCCCTCCTGTTCACACGGTTCCGATACCCCAGGAAATTCTTGAAGAAATAGAAACTTTCGAAGATGAGGTCAATCGCCTGCAATCAGGTGACACTCCAGCCGACGTGTTCAAACCGTTTCGACTCCAATACGGCATTTATGGTCAGCGCCAGGCGGATGTTCAGATGGTCCGAATCAAGATTCCCTTTGGGGGTCTGAATGCCAATCAACTACGCCAAGTGGCAGACATTGCGGATACCTTTGCCACCGGCGTGGGACATGTCACGACGCGGCAGGATATTCAACTGCACTTTGTTCCACTCCGCCACGTTGGGACCATCATGCGAAAACTGGCGGAAGTTGGACTCACTACTCGGGAAGCCTGCGCCAATACCGTCCGGAATGTCACAGCCTGTGCGTTGGCAGGAGTATGCCCCGGCGAAGTGTTTGACGTGACCCCCTATGCGAAAACCGTGGCTTATCATTTATTACGGAATCCTCTCAACCAAAGTCTTCCCCGCAAGTTTAAGATTGCGTTTTCCGGCTGCAAGCAGGACTGCGCCCTCACCCCCATCCACGATGTCGGACTTCTGGCTGCTCGCAATAGCGAAGGGGTTCCGGGATTCAAAATGGTCGTTGGAGGCGGATTGGGGTCCACTCCGCGCCTCGCCAAGGTGCTTCATGAATTCGTGCCCATGGAAGAATTAATTCCCGCCATCGAAGCCATGCTCAAGGTGTTTGATAATTTAGGCAATCGAAAAAACCGAAGCAAAGCCCGGATGAAATTTGTCATTGACAAATTAGGGTTTGAGGAATTTTCTCAACGATGGAAAGAGACCTACGATGCCATGTTGCAATCCGGCGCCACCAAACTTGGATTGAAAACAGCCCCGTATCCTGATGATCCTCCCTTAGTAATGCCGACGAAATCCGGGAACGGCACCTCCACCCATGGCAATGGGAACAACCGCCCTCATGGCTCATCAACACATGAAGATCCCTCATCTCAAGAGGCGTTCGATCATTGGTGTGCAACCAATGTGATTACGCAACGCCAGTCAGGCTATAGAACAGCGGTAGTGAGACTTCCCTCCGGTGATATCACGTCTGAGCAAATGTTTGAACTGGCCGATCTCGCCGAACGGTATGCCAACGGAAACCTTCGTACCACCATCAATCAGAACATCATGGTGCGATGGCTTCCCGAACTGCGTCTCCGGCAATTCTATGACGAATTAGTCGCTCATGGGTTGGGCGACCCTGGAGCTGAAGGCGTCGCAGATATCGTCTCCTGCCCAGGGACCGACACCTGCGGACTGGGAATCACCTCTTCTAAGGGACTGGCCCGAGCGCTGGCAGAAGTGTTCCCTGCCGGAAAAATCGCAGAAGACCTTGAAGGGGTGAACGTAAAAATCAGTGGCTGCCACAATTCCTGCGCTCAACATCATATCGCCACAATCGGATTGCATGGAGTCGGCAAACGCATTGGAGACCATGTGGCGCCAGTGTATGAATTGCACCTTGGGGGACGGGTCAACGGCACAGCCAAAATTGCCCAACTCATTGTGAAGGTTCCCGCGAAGAATGTCCCCGCTGCCGTCCAGCATCTGCTCGATCTTTACCGCCGGGATAGAAAAAATGGGGAATCCCTCCTGACCTTCATTGATCGCACCGGAAAACTCCAACTGAAAGATGAACTGATCCCCTACACCATTCTTCCCACATATCAAGAGGATCCACAATTCTATGTTGACTGGGAAGGCGATGAGGAATTTTCGGTTGAGGACCTCGGACCCGGCGAATGCGCCGGGGGCGCATTGGAGATGATCGACAATCGGATCCTAGAAGCGGAACAAGAACTCTATCAAGCACGCCTGCTGGCTGAAAAACACCAATACGCGTTTGCCATCAACAAAGCCTATCGAGCCGTGGTGGCAGGAGCAAAAGCCATCCTTGTCACAGAAGGGATTGATCCGAATACGGATGCCGACACCTTAGCGGAATTTGACAAGTTGATTGTGGCCAAGGGTCTCATGCCGGCGGAATACCACAATCTGGCCATGACCGTGGGCGATCTGGGGAACAAAGACGCCTCGGCTGACCTGACACAAGGAAAAATCGCATTTACCAAAGGGTTCGTGGACCTCTGCCGGACCGTTTCGGACCAAATCGGCCAGGACCTCAAGTTGGCTCCTGCTGAACCGGAACAAAAACCCACTGAATCAACCAGGACGGTACCCACGTCACCTGAAAAGGGATCCTCCCCATCAGGCGTGCCCGTCTACGACCTGCGGGGCGTGGCTTGCCCCATGAATTACGTGAAGACCAAGTTGAAATTAGAAATGATGGACCACGGTGACCAGTTGGAAGTATGGTTGGACAGCGGCGATCCGATTCGCAACGTCCCAGTGAGTCTTCGAAACGATGGCCACAATGTACTCAAACAGGAACCCATAGACCCCGACGAGCGGCATTTCCGAGTGTTAGTGGAGAAAGTGGAACTGTAA
- a CDS encoding N-6 DNA methylase — translation MSQLEHIEAIETRLWSAADNLRANSNYASNEYFLPVMGLVFLRHAYSRYLTVKAKIEPTLPSRGGKTRALTKEDFSQQSAIYLRPQAQFDYLVSLPDSADRAKAIIEAMESIEKDYDNLRGILPKSEYQELEKQVLGQLLRTLNPEELKTVKGDVFGRIYEYFLTQFADQKAHDAGEFFTPLSLVSLIAHVLDPERGTVLDPACGSGGMFVQSARIVEEHGDSPTEKLTFRGLEKNATTIRLAKMNLAVHGLEGDIQKAITYYEDPHELVGKADYVMANPPFNVDEIDADKVKSDPRLPFGLPGVNKGGKVSNGNYIWISYFYSYLNDKGRAGFVMSSQASSAGGGEAKVRQKLVETGDVDAMIAIRSNFFYTRSVPCELWFLNRNKPKDHKDKVLMIDARNVYRKVTRKIYDFSPEQQQNLQAIVWLYRKETDRYLQLISQYLGKVADEAQACFEIKDDLGQTYQPLPAFSTALKALRSTLEPFLKSQPKTGPQTEVLKELEKETSLFEQDIDQFRKSARQAAKQWETAPDTNAALLKLAKTFEPIAEQSRDLIKQTDLIYKLATRLIDTCEKECNTKESEAWVSRDITRARKAADEARVLAIEQLKQVRYFWKQAHWLTERFPDAQLRDVEGLVKLVDRKEIEANDWSLTPGRYVGVAPEEVDENFDFEETLREIHVELEDLNAEAVTLAATIKKNFEELGV, via the coding sequence ATGTCCCAACTCGAACACATCGAAGCCATTGAAACACGTCTCTGGAGCGCTGCCGACAACCTGCGCGCCAACTCCAACTACGCCAGCAATGAATACTTCCTGCCCGTGATGGGTCTGGTGTTCCTCCGCCATGCCTACAGCCGCTATCTCACGGTAAAAGCCAAGATCGAGCCGACGCTTCCCAGTCGGGGCGGCAAAACGCGTGCATTGACCAAGGAAGACTTCTCCCAGCAAAGCGCCATTTATCTGCGGCCACAGGCCCAGTTCGACTACCTCGTGTCCTTGCCCGATAGCGCCGATCGGGCCAAGGCCATCATCGAGGCCATGGAGTCTATCGAAAAGGATTACGACAACCTGCGCGGCATCCTGCCCAAGAGCGAATACCAGGAGTTGGAAAAGCAGGTGCTCGGCCAGTTGCTGCGCACCCTCAACCCCGAGGAGCTGAAAACCGTCAAAGGCGATGTCTTCGGCCGCATCTACGAATATTTCCTCACCCAGTTTGCCGACCAGAAGGCCCATGATGCCGGTGAGTTCTTCACCCCCCTTTCCCTGGTCTCGCTCATCGCCCATGTGCTCGACCCGGAGCGCGGCACCGTGCTGGATCCAGCCTGCGGCTCCGGCGGCATGTTCGTGCAGAGCGCCCGCATCGTCGAGGAGCACGGCGACAGCCCCACGGAAAAACTCACCTTCCGCGGCCTGGAGAAAAACGCCACCACCATCCGCCTGGCCAAGATGAATCTGGCCGTGCACGGCCTGGAAGGCGACATCCAGAAGGCCATTACCTACTACGAAGACCCGCATGAACTGGTCGGCAAGGCCGACTACGTCATGGCCAATCCGCCCTTCAACGTGGATGAGATCGACGCCGACAAGGTCAAATCCGACCCGCGCCTGCCCTTCGGCCTGCCCGGCGTCAATAAGGGAGGCAAGGTCAGCAACGGCAACTACATCTGGATCAGCTACTTCTACAGCTATCTAAATGACAAGGGCCGCGCCGGCTTCGTCATGTCTTCGCAGGCCTCCAGTGCCGGAGGCGGTGAGGCGAAAGTGCGGCAGAAGCTGGTGGAGACCGGCGACGTGGATGCCATGATTGCCATCCGCTCCAACTTCTTCTACACCCGCAGCGTGCCCTGCGAACTGTGGTTTTTAAACCGCAACAAACCCAAGGACCACAAAGACAAGGTGCTGATGATCGACGCGCGCAACGTCTACCGCAAGGTCACACGCAAGATCTACGATTTCTCGCCCGAGCAGCAGCAAAACCTGCAAGCCATCGTCTGGCTCTACCGGAAAGAGACCGATCGCTACCTGCAATTAATCTCGCAGTACCTCGGCAAGGTCGCCGACGAAGCGCAAGCCTGTTTCGAAATCAAGGACGACCTGGGCCAGACATACCAGCCCCTGCCCGCCTTCAGCACGGCGCTGAAGGCCTTGCGTAGCACCCTCGAACCATTTCTGAAAAGTCAGCCCAAAACCGGGCCGCAGACGGAAGTGCTAAAGGAATTGGAAAAGGAAACCTCCCTGTTCGAGCAGGACATCGACCAGTTCCGCAAGTCCGCCCGGCAGGCCGCCAAACAATGGGAAACCGCACCCGATACTAACGCCGCATTACTCAAGCTCGCCAAGACGTTCGAACCCATCGCCGAACAAAGCCGCGACCTCATCAAACAGACCGACCTCATCTACAAACTCGCCACACGCCTCATCGACACGTGTGAAAAGGAATGTAACACCAAAGAGAGCGAGGCCTGGGTCAGCCGCGACATCACCCGCGCCCGCAAGGCCGCCGATGAAGCACGCGTGCTGGCCATCGAACAGCTTAAACAGGTGCGCTACTTCTGGAAACAGGCCCACTGGCTCACCGAACGCTTCCCCGACGCCCAATTGCGCGACGTAGAAGGCCTGGTCAAACTGGTTGACCGAAAAGAAATAGAAGCCAACGACTGGAGCCTCACCCCCGGCCGCTATGTCGGCGTCGCCCCCGAGGAAGTGGACGAAAACTTCGACTTCGAGGAAACCCTGCGCGAGATCCATGTCGAGCTGGAAGACCTCAACGCCGAAGCCGTCACCCTGGCCGCCACCATCAAAAAGAATTTTGAGGAATTGGGGGTATGA
- a CDS encoding LAGLIDADG family homing endonuclease — protein MTYLTVKTLSPLDAGYLAGIIDGEGTITLTQRNQNKQRGLVVTVSSTEMSILKHVQEITGVGKITNKRVTKANHTPSFTYQVANRQALDILKQIAAHLRSYKADRARLALQDYTRLTPRNGRYSPVQLQERTQFIEKFLTIRADTVRALP, from the coding sequence ATGACCTACCTAACTGTAAAAACACTGTCACCCCTGGATGCGGGCTATCTCGCAGGAATAATCGATGGAGAAGGCACCATCACCCTCACGCAAAGAAATCAAAATAAACAGCGAGGTTTGGTCGTAACGGTAAGCAGTACGGAAATGAGCATTCTCAAGCATGTCCAAGAAATCACTGGAGTAGGGAAAATCACCAACAAACGAGTTACCAAAGCCAACCACACTCCCAGCTTCACCTACCAAGTCGCCAATCGCCAGGCCCTGGACATCTTAAAACAAATCGCGGCCCATCTTAGATCATATAAAGCTGATCGTGCCCGCCTAGCCCTTCAAGACTATACCCGACTCACACCAAGAAATGGCCGATACTCACCCGTCCAGCTTCAAGAACGAACCCAGTTTATTGAAAAATTTTTGACCATACGAGCAGATACTGTGAGAGCATTGCCTTAG
- the sugE gene encoding quaternary ammonium compound efflux SMR transporter SugE, with translation MAWTLLVVAGIFEIIWATGLKYTDGFTRLWPSVGTVVAMAVSMICLSLAFRVIPMGTAYTVWTGIGAVGTVLLGILLFDEPKNAVRLVCITLIIVGIAGLKLSDPS, from the coding sequence ATGGCGTGGACGTTGTTGGTGGTGGCAGGAATTTTTGAAATCATCTGGGCCACGGGATTGAAATATACGGATGGGTTTACCCGGTTATGGCCGAGTGTTGGCACCGTGGTGGCCATGGCCGTCAGTATGATTTGCCTGTCGTTGGCTTTCCGGGTAATCCCGATGGGAACCGCTTACACGGTATGGACGGGAATTGGTGCTGTGGGCACGGTTCTCTTGGGTATTTTGTTATTTGATGAGCCGAAAAATGCTGTCAGATTAGTCTGTATTACCCTCATTATTGTGGGCATTGCGGGATTAAAGTTGTCTGATCCTTCTTGA
- a CDS encoding phosphoadenylyl-sulfate reductase, translating into MALFLNTHPTPEELIAVNRSLEDQTPRKIVETAIAEYGGTIILACSFGAEDVVLADMMFRSNPGSTLFYLDTDFLFPETHAVRDRIIQHYQLKDDQIIQVKSTLSPSEQATKFGEALWLRDPNQCCALRKVEPLTCILAKYAAWMTGIRRDQSPTRANAAIVEWDTKFGLVKFNPLAAWSWEQVWEYVRTNAVPYNVLHDQHYPSIGCTHCTAPVMPGEDPRSGRWKNSEKTECGLHR; encoded by the coding sequence ATGGCTCTTTTCCTCAATACCCATCCGACTCCGGAAGAACTGATCGCCGTCAATCGATCCCTGGAGGACCAGACTCCTCGGAAGATTGTCGAGACCGCAATTGCGGAATATGGGGGAACGATTATTCTGGCCTGTAGTTTTGGGGCCGAGGATGTTGTTCTGGCCGATATGATGTTTCGCTCGAATCCGGGCAGCACACTCTTTTATTTGGATACCGATTTTTTATTTCCTGAAACCCATGCGGTTCGGGATCGGATAATTCAACACTATCAGTTAAAGGATGATCAGATTATCCAGGTCAAATCAACGCTCAGTCCTTCCGAACAAGCCACAAAATTTGGGGAAGCCTTATGGCTTCGGGACCCCAATCAATGTTGCGCACTCCGAAAGGTTGAGCCTCTCACATGCATCCTGGCAAAGTATGCGGCGTGGATGACGGGTATTCGTCGTGATCAATCACCCACTCGTGCCAATGCCGCTATTGTCGAGTGGGATACAAAGTTTGGCCTTGTAAAATTCAACCCCTTAGCCGCCTGGTCATGGGAACAGGTCTGGGAATACGTTCGCACGAATGCCGTTCCCTATAATGTATTACATGATCAACACTATCCCAGCATTGGATGTACCCATTGCACGGCACCAGTCATGCCAGGAGAAGACCCACGCTCCGGCCGATGGAAAAATTCGGAGAAAACCGAATGTGGGCTTCATCGATGA
- a CDS encoding sulfate adenylyltransferase subunit 2, with product MNHIRQLEDQSVYILREAYKNFDNLAMLWSMGKDSTVLLWLARKAFFGHVPFPLLHVDTSYKIPEMIEYRDRLAREWRLNLVVGQNKKALAEGMNHTKGRVECCTALKTLGLKQLLEEKGYTGVILGVRSDEDSTRAKERYFSPRDKNNEWDFRDQPPELWDQYKLSFPPGTHIRIHPLLDWTEINIWEYIKLENIPFLDNLYLDQGTGKRYRSLGCAPCTTPIDSTAKNVDEVIIELRNTKVAERAGRAQDEGRGMEQLRKDGYM from the coding sequence ATGAACCATATCCGCCAGTTAGAAGATCAAAGCGTCTATATCCTGCGGGAGGCCTACAAAAACTTTGACAACCTGGCCATGCTGTGGTCTATGGGCAAAGATTCTACCGTGTTATTGTGGCTGGCCAGAAAAGCATTTTTTGGCCATGTGCCCTTCCCCTTACTCCATGTCGACACCAGCTATAAAATTCCCGAAATGATTGAATATCGGGATCGCCTCGCACGCGAATGGCGATTAAATCTGGTCGTGGGCCAAAACAAAAAGGCCCTGGCCGAAGGGATGAATCACACGAAGGGACGAGTGGAATGTTGCACGGCCTTAAAAACCCTTGGGTTAAAACAATTGCTGGAAGAAAAGGGCTACACGGGGGTCATCTTGGGTGTGCGATCGGACGAAGATAGTACCAGGGCGAAGGAGCGGTATTTCTCCCCGCGGGACAAAAACAATGAATGGGATTTTCGCGATCAGCCCCCCGAACTTTGGGATCAATATAAACTTTCGTTTCCTCCCGGCACCCATATCCGGATCCATCCCTTGTTGGATTGGACGGAGATCAATATTTGGGAATACATCAAATTAGAAAATATTCCCTTTCTGGATAATCTCTATCTGGATCAAGGCACCGGCAAACGCTATCGCAGTCTGGGGTGCGCCCCATGCACGACACCAATTGATTCCACCGCGAAAAATGTGGATGAGGTCATCATTGAATTACGCAACACCAAGGTGGCGGAGCGGGCAGGACGCGCACAGGACGAAGGACGAGGCATGGAACAATTACGCAAAGATGGATACATGTGA
- a CDS encoding restriction endonuclease subunit S — protein MKFTPYKLGEFCRMKYGKMPPKEILSEEGFPVFSGYRITGYAKEYLFDEPRVIIVARGVGGTGDVKMSPEKSWITNLAIVLDHDPKVVDKKFLLYRLGIEPLKDKLNTGAAQAQITIDSLTPYVLPLPELEVQSRIAFILSAYDDLIENNRRRIQLLEQAARLLYKEWFVHLRFPGHEHTKIQNGIPEGWKAGTIGDLGEVITGKTPSKKEPENYGNDLPFIKTPDMHGNAIVVHTEESLSEEGAKTQANKTLPPRSILISCIGTVGAVAFNASPAQTNQQINSIVPASDSVTYWAYFMAKDLRPLLEGMGGGATMANVNKSKFSGIKIVIPSRQLLELYFDFAKPVFDQIENLTISNARLAKSRDLLLPRLMNGELIF, from the coding sequence ATGAAGTTCACTCCATACAAGCTGGGGGAATTCTGTCGGATGAAGTACGGTAAGATGCCACCAAAAGAAATTCTTTCTGAGGAAGGGTTTCCTGTTTTTAGCGGCTATCGAATAACTGGATATGCTAAAGAGTATTTATTTGACGAGCCTAGAGTCATCATAGTTGCACGTGGTGTTGGTGGAACTGGTGACGTAAAAATGTCGCCAGAGAAATCATGGATAACTAATCTGGCTATAGTTTTAGATCACGACCCAAAAGTTGTAGATAAAAAATTTCTCCTATATCGACTTGGTATTGAGCCACTGAAAGACAAATTGAATACGGGGGCAGCCCAAGCCCAGATAACGATTGATTCGCTTACTCCATATGTCCTTCCATTGCCTGAGCTAGAAGTACAAAGCCGCATCGCCTTCATCCTCTCCGCCTACGACGACCTGATCGAAAATAACCGGCGGCGGATACAGTTGCTTGAACAGGCCGCACGGCTCCTCTACAAGGAATGGTTCGTCCACCTCCGCTTCCCCGGCCACGAACACACCAAAATCCAAAACGGCATCCCGGAGGGGTGGAAAGCTGGGACGATAGGTGACCTAGGAGAAGTAATAACGGGAAAAACTCCTAGTAAAAAAGAGCCAGAGAATTACGGCAACGACTTGCCCTTTATTAAAACTCCAGACATGCATGGAAATGCGATTGTTGTTCATACAGAGGAGTCGCTTTCTGAGGAAGGGGCAAAAACCCAGGCCAACAAGACATTACCGCCACGTTCGATTCTTATTTCTTGCATTGGCACAGTTGGAGCAGTGGCATTCAACGCTTCGCCAGCTCAGACTAACCAGCAGATTAATAGCATCGTTCCTGCCAGCGACTCAGTTACATATTGGGCTTACTTCATGGCTAAGGATTTGAGGCCTTTGCTCGAAGGAATGGGTGGCGGTGCAACCATGGCAAACGTGAACAAGTCAAAATTTTCTGGAATCAAAATCGTTATTCCTTCTCGGCAATTACTTGAGCTTTACTTCGATTTCGCAAAGCCAGTTTTTGACCAAATTGAAAATTTGACGATCAGCAATGCGCGACTCGCCAAATCTCGCGACCTGCTCCTGCCCCGCCTAATGAACGGCGAACTGATCTTCTAA
- a CDS encoding DsrE/DsrF/DrsH-like family protein, with the protein MKKIAVIITRGGWNNLFQACEWIALAAASGTEVSGYFRDEAAGRMTKTKIKELTMSPEFKGREGFVRELLKKEDKADLSKLMQTSKEKGNVKFSVCKDSLKYFGVKVEELIPELDEVQTAEAFWKEAVLPADQVLTF; encoded by the coding sequence GTGAAAAAAATTGCCGTCATTATTACGAGAGGGGGTTGGAATAACCTTTTCCAAGCCTGTGAGTGGATCGCCCTGGCAGCAGCCAGTGGCACCGAGGTGAGTGGCTATTTCCGTGACGAAGCCGCCGGTCGAATGACCAAAACCAAGATCAAAGAACTGACCATGTCCCCGGAGTTTAAAGGGCGGGAAGGCTTTGTTCGTGAACTCTTGAAAAAGGAGGATAAAGCGGACCTCTCCAAACTCATGCAAACCTCTAAAGAAAAAGGAAACGTCAAATTTTCGGTGTGTAAGGATTCTCTCAAATATTTTGGAGTGAAAGTCGAAGAACTCATTCCGGAATTAGATGAAGTGCAAACCGCCGAAGCCTTCTGGAAAGAAGCGGTTCTTCCCGCTGACCAGGTTTTGACCTTTTAA
- a CDS encoding nucleotidyltransferase family protein, with amino-acid sequence MRREQVITMLEEHKGTLCERFGVTALALFGSMARDTADEGSDVDILVSFDGPANSKRFFGVLFYLEDLLGCPVDLVTDKAPRPELRPYVEKNAIHV; translated from the coding sequence ATGAGAAGAGAACAGGTGATAACGATGCTGGAGGAGCACAAGGGGACCCTGTGTGAACGCTTCGGTGTCACGGCTCTCGCCCTGTTCGGCTCAATGGCTCGGGATACGGCTGACGAGGGCAGCGATGTCGATATTCTGGTCTCATTCGATGGGCCGGCCAACTCGAAGCGATTTTTCGGGGTACTGTTCTATCTGGAGGATCTACTGGGCTGTCCGGTGGATCTGGTGACAGACAAGGCGCCACGGCCGGAACTGCGCCCGTATGTGGAAAAGAATGCCATCCATGTCTGA